The nucleotide window TATAGGTCTCTACCTCCgcagctacctggaatcaaacggtgagctgcacattgtgggtgccatggtgagcacgttccacgagacacagagcttcacctacagcagcgcgatctacaagtgcaacctctacgaccgtacgccggagtggtccagggtgagggacatcggtgatcagacactcTTCGTGTCTAAatatttcaatgaaagcttcagtggaacaagtgtatccaagtacaaagagaacaaaatctacatgtctgagccattgtatggggatccatacgacttggtccatcgactggagatcgttgatattgctatctgtgcatccaaaatgaagcccgtccaggaaaagatgtaGGGTTCCGAGGCTTTAGGTTGAATTCGACCCAATCTCTGaaagctctagagtttgtgagcctgcgacgccgtgcACTTCGTGACTgtattaaattcataaactttgtttttttggattaaatgtcactttaacgttggtatttaatttaacagtattgttatcttatcgtgcgatccgtgtgtttttaatataaattgttagttatcttaTAGCAACCCACGGATACGCTACCTAGTGAATTAAAAGCCAAAAGGTCCACACAAAAAAGATCCAAGAAAATGGAAACAAAGAAAATTAAGTAAATTAATTGTAGAATGGTTTGCAACAATGAATCAAGTTGCAGGGCATGGAACTGCTGTCCCTACATTCTCACGGGACAAAAGCAAAAAATACATACTTGATCAAATTAATATAAGAAGAATCTGTGAGCAGTGGAGACCTCGAGTGCATGCTGCCTTTCTCGCGTGATCAGATTCAGCTGGGTGGCCAGGCCAGCTCCTGCAGCATCGCGATCTGGTGTATATACACATTTATTTGCAGAGCCCGGATTTACTTAGGATAGCGCACATAGTCGTCCCTGCCGGCGTCGGCCTCCTGCAGCCCCGCCATCAGCAGCAGGCCTAGCAGCACTAGCGCCACCACGGCGCTGCTCACCTTCTTTGCTGCGCCTGCCATGATCGATCGGCCGACCGAGAGATCGATGATGACTTGTACTTTATTCTTGGTGGCGCGGCGGGCGCTGCTGTAATGTTATGTTATTATGGCAAAATAAAGATCTTATCTTAGCTTATTGTATAGGGGGCGAACCTGGAAAATTTGAGTGGACACTAGGAAATTTAGGGTCCACTGGTTTAATTTGTTCGTTGCTATCATTAGTTAAGGGTTTTCCGTCCCACGCCCCCGCCCGCTCGGGAAGAGACATGCAGCGTGGAATTGCCTTCCTCGTTCCTTACGGTAAAAGATCGCCCGAAATAGAAACTCCCGATTCAAGAGTACCAGTGCAAAATATTCTAAGCAAAAACAAGTCTCTCTTCCCCATCTAAAACAACACATGCAAGTGCGCACGTCCATCCAATGTAAAGAATCTTACGATAATACGTGTATGCAAGTGCGCCCTGTTACGGGAATACTCTTACACTTTGTATGTAGAAAAAAAACAACGTTTGAAGTTTAGGTTTTATGTATATataggtagcgtgtccgtgcgttgctacgagacaactaaatcttttgtactaaaaacacacggatcgcacgataagataacaatactgttaaattaagtatcgacgttaaagtgacatttaattcaaaaaataaagttcatgaaattaacacagtcacagagagcgcggcgtcgcagactcacaaactctactgtatagactttttcatgatatggctaagataatattttatattggcaAAAAGAATTATCCGATATtcatttctttcattgtaatccatttatctggacaatgtttgaggtgagtCCAAAATCCGAGTGGCCAAATCCATGGCAGTCCCAAACCTTATACGCTCGTTTGGTTTGATACCAAAGAATTGGTGCGCCGAACCTTCCAGCCGAATCGGCGGCGGACACGAGACGTCGAGCGCCAATATTTTGACTGCCCTCACGGCACTCCTATTGCCCTCCTTCTTATTTTACAGTATCACCCTCCCACCGACACAGCAGCCACCACTTCCCTCTAATCCCCTCCTTCTCCGTCGTCACTTTTCACGTCCGCCGCCACTTATCTCCTCCGTCGCCTGTGCCAGTCCTGAACCTCCACCAGTCCATGGGATCCCCAAGTCCATCACTTGTTCCTATCGCAGATTAAAGGGACATATCCTTCCATCCCTACCTTCATAACAGATCCCTTAATCCGTTGGGGAACAAGGAGCATCTTCCCTCATCTGGTGGCCTCTCATCTCCGATTAATCCATCTATTCCTACTAGCAGTGTTTTCCTCCTTCAATCATCCATCCATTTTCTAGGTATGAGTGTCTAACCTATCATCCGTCTACAGATCTGCTGCAACAAAGTGCAGAGGAAAACATACCAGGTGGCAATCGCCCCAGCTAGATCCGTTGGTCCACTCCTGGAGGTAAAATCTTTCAAATCGAGTTCCTTTGGTCTCTCTCTGAGTCTCTACATGGCTACAGGCTTACAGCAAGTTACTAGATTGTAGTTGTTCAGTTGTTGTTCTTCAGATTCCCAACTGCATAAGCCCATTGCATATTCCTCGGTTAAGATTTCAGCATTATTTATATGATGGTTAAACAATTCACTTTGCCCATTAAAAAAATCTAGATATAACTGACAATTGTTTGATGTTAGTTCAAATCATTTTAGTTTAGTTCCATATGTTAGTTTTAGTTAAACCGGCCCGTTCACTAAAGTAATATAATTTATTGGCTACTATACATGCCAAGTACTACTTCCTTTGCCATTTATTGCTTGTGCATATCAAAAGTTATTTTAATTAACTTGCTGCTGATACATGCTTTGcattttatttttcattttttgttcctgcACATTGCCTACACGACTACACGCCTACACCTTGATTGGCAATATTCAGCAAAAATTCCTCTATTGCTGTATGTCGAGGCAAAAGGCCTTAGCTTTTTTTGTTCTACTGCTGGCCTTGTGGTGGAGGAACAAAAATCAGAAGAGGAGTACAGCCAAACGCATAAAGTATGCTCCACTGGTGCAAAGGGATATATGGCGTAGTAGTGAGCTAATTAGGTTGATTGATACCTCGGACAGAATATGTATGCATGAGCTTAGGATGTCCCGGCCTGTATTCTACAAGCTTTGTGCTCGGCTTAGGGAGAGGGGACTATTAGTTGACACACTTCATGTTTCAGTAGAGGAGCAGCTCACAATGTTTCTAAAGATTGTTGTGCAGTACCACACATATTCCTCTGTAGCAATAGCAATGTGGAGATCGGGATGGACAGTGAGTACGTACTTTAATACCGTCGTGCGTGCCATTGTCAAGTTAGCTCCTGAGCTAATTTATGTGAGATCTATATCCACGCAACCAAAGATCACTGAGAGTCCTAACTAGTTCTATCCATATTTTGAGGTAACTCTCAATAGTGTAAGCAATATATGTTTTATATGCAATTTTAGATATAAATGCTTTGACACATGTTTGTCTCTGTACATAGGGTTGTATAGGAGCACTAGATGGCACTCACATCAAGGCATGTGTGCCTGCTAAATCTGTGGATAGGTTTAGGGGCCGCAAGTCATACCCCACACAAAATGTCCTAGCAATTGTCGACTTCGACCTACACTTTACATATGTCCTAGCAGGGTGGGAGGGATCCGCTCATGATTCTCTCGTGCTGCAAGATGCCCTTTCtcgtccaaatggactgaaaatTCCTAAAGGTATTCATGGATTTTGAAAATTGTGACATAGTCTCACCGTTATGACGTCACATTAGGCATTATGTTAACTTTGGTTGTAGGGAAGTTCTATTTGGCCGATGCTGGATATGGCACTAGGCCAAGCATATTACCGCCCTACCGTGGAGTTCGCTATCACCTAAAAGAGTTTCATGGAGCCCAAGACCCAAAATGTCCAAAAGAGCTTTTCAATCACCGTCATTCCCAACTTAGGACAACAGTTGAACGAGCATTTGGTGCTCTCAAGAATCGCTTCAAGATTCGTAGCAACAAGCCATTCATACCCTTGAAGTCACAGGGCAAGGTGGTCATTGCCTGCTGTGCCCTTCATAATTGGATACTAGACGATGGACCTGATGAGTTCATATATGATGAGCCAACTTGGTACAATCACCTACCAAGGAGTAAGAATCATGTCTCCGATCGACAGGCTGATGTACGTGAGTGGGCTACGAAGCATGATTCAATTGCCCAACAGATGTGGAATGATAGACTTAATAACGATGTTACCATTGACAATTAGTTAGTACTTGGCTACTTGCTGCTGTCTTTTGGTTTTGTGTAGTTTGGTGGGTGTGTGCTTGTACGCATGTAAATAATATTACTGTTATGCTTAATGGATTACCTTTCTTTCTATCAAACAAAACATTATTTATTATATGTTTAATAATGTTTGTTATTTACTTTTAAAATGTATTCTTAGCATGGGTAAGGAAAAGAAAGATGGGAATGCAGATGTTGGATCTCGTCAGAAGTACAAAACATGGACTGATGACAGCACCGAGTTCATGCTTCAGCGGTATATTGACTACCTGAAGGAAAAACCTGCTACCTCTACGTGGAAGCAACACCACCACCATATGTGCGCAGAAGCTTTAAATGCTAGATTTGGACTTGCAGCTACCACACAACAAGTTGATCGCCATTTTAGGGCATTCAAGGAGAAGTGGAATAGGATAAAAGTAGCTATGGACAAGAGTGGCTATGGTTTTGATTCAGGATCGTGCAAGTTCAATATTCACTATTCAGAGAAATCACCTTCCAAGCTTGGGGTAAGTGTATCCGCTGCATACATGTACGTTTACTTTTTCATATAATGTGTGTAGACTCCAAGATTACTGGGCTCACTTGTTAATAATTATTGCAGCCTGGAAAATACAACTATCTTGCTCGACCTATTAAATTTttccatcttatggaagagcTATTTGGAGAATCTGCCAAAGCTAATGGATCCTTGGCTATTGACCAGTGCACTGTGGATGCTAAAGATGATAATAATAGATCAGGGAGTGATGAAGTATATACTCCTGAACATGCTGAGAATGATTCAGACACTATTGCTCTTAGATGCACACCACTTGTAGGCTCTAGTTTCAGCATTAAACGAAAGAATAAGAAGTCGCCTGGGAAGAAGCATGTAAAGGATAATGCAAAACGTGCTAGAGCAACAGGGGATGATGAAATAGCTACAAGTATTGCTATGCTTGCCAAATCTATCGCATCAAGTTGCCCTGCAACTACAGATCCGTATGCTTCAGGTGGAAAGCATATGGATGCATTGACTAATCTGGTGTTATTTTGGGTATTTTGGACATGCTTCATGTCGTCAGCATATGAACTTGTTTATATGGTTAGGATTTTAGTATCTCGTTGTATTATTTTAGCACAATGAATATTATGATGTGGTCTTCTTAGATGAAGATAGGTGTATATGATGATCTGTACATGCACATAATATAGTAATATGCTATCTGGACTTAATCtgtgatgtatattgtgattatTAGATAATTGTATGTGTTAGGCATTGAATCATGGACCTTGACAT belongs to Miscanthus floridulus cultivar M001 chromosome 4, ASM1932011v1, whole genome shotgun sequence and includes:
- the LOC136552702 gene encoding uncharacterized protein isoform X1, with the translated sequence MFNNVCYLLLKCILSMGKEKKDGNADVGSRQKYKTWTDDSTEFMLQRYIDYLKEKPATSTWKQHHHHMCAEALNARFGLAATTQQVDRHFRAFKEKWNRIKVAMDKSGYGFDSGSCKFNIHYSEKSPSKLGPGKYNYLARPIKFFHLMEELFGESAKANGSLAIDQCTVDAKDDNNRSGSDEVYTPEHAENDSDTIALRCTPLVGSSFSIKRKNKKSPGKKHVKDNAKRARATGDDEIATSIAMLAKSIASSCPATTDPYASGGKHMDALTNLVLFWVFWTCFMSSAYELVYMVRILVSRCIILAQ
- the LOC136552702 gene encoding uncharacterized protein isoform X2, which translates into the protein MGKEKKDGNADVGSRQKYKTWTDDSTEFMLQRYIDYLKEKPATSTWKQHHHHMCAEALNARFGLAATTQQVDRHFRAFKEKWNRIKVAMDKSGYGFDSGSCKFNIHYSEKSPSKLGPGKYNYLARPIKFFHLMEELFGESAKANGSLAIDQCTVDAKDDNNRSGSDEVYTPEHAENDSDTIALRCTPLVGSSFSIKRKNKKSPGKKHVKDNAKRARATGDDEIATSIAMLAKSIASSCPATTDPYASGGKHMDALTNLVLFWVFWTCFMSSAYELVYMVRILVSRCIILAQ